CGTGGCTGAGCTGCCGCTTCACGTAAGTTATTGCGCGGGCTGGGGATTGAGCGAAGCGGAAATGGCTGACGAACCTGAAGCTTTTGAAACCCTGAATTATACCCGCTATGTGCTGGATATCGGCCACAGTGGTGATGCTCTCGATCTGCTCGTTGCGCTGATGCCCTGCGTGGCGGGGTATGCCGAGATTGGGCTGGGTCTGCTGAACAATCCGGCTACAGTAAACCAGGGCAACCCTTACAGCTCATGGATTGCCAACTACGGCGATAAAACTTATCTGTCCAGCGTGCAGAAAGCGATCGACCTGCTTGAAACCGTGGGTCAACAGCGTGGTGCGCAGAGTCGCATCGGTGAACTTTCACAGATATTTACTACCGCGACGCGCTTAGAAACCGCCTTCTGGCAAATGGGTCTGAATGCCAGCGCCGGGCAGGCCAGGGGCCATGCAGAATGAAACGTCCCCCCTTCTCACCCGCCCTGATTTCGGGTATCGACGTCCATGATTTAACGCTGCGCTTCGGAGACAAGCCCGTTTTTGAGTCGCTGAGTTTTGCTATTCCTTCAGGGCATTTCACCACGCTTTTAGGCGCCAGCGGCGTGGGGAAAACCAGCCTGCTGAAAATTATTGCCGGGCTGACTAAGCCAACCTCAGGCAGGGTGACAGGCAGTGATGGGCAGCCGGTTAAAGGTCGTGTGGCTTATATGGGACAGAAAGACCTGCTTTATCCCTGGCTCACCGTTGAAGAAAATATCACTCTTGCCTCAAGGTTGCAGGGCAAAAAAGCCGATCGGGAGTGGGCAGGCGACCTGCTCGAACGCGTAGGCTTAACGGGCTATGGCAACAGCCTGCCTGCGGCTTTATCCGGCGGTATGCGTCAGCGGGTTGCCCTGGCGCGAACGCTTTATCAGCGTCAGCCCATCGTTTTGATGGATGAGCCCTTTTCTGCGCTGGACGCCATCACGCGCGCTTCCATCCAGACGCTGGCGGCAGAGTTGCTGGCCGGCCATACCGTGCTGCTGATAACGCACGATCCTATGGAAGCCTGCCGGCTTAGCCACCAGCTGCTGGTGCTGTCGCCCCCACCCGGCGGCATTGATGCCAGCCATCAGATTGCCGGTCATCCCCCAAGAGCCCCCGACGATGCCAGCTTGCTGCAAAGTCAGGGTCAACTCCTTCAGCAACTGCTCAGGGCTTCAGCATGAAAGCGATAACAGCAACCTCATGGGGTCGTGGCCTGACAGTTTTCACCGGTTTACTGGCTGTCTGGTGGCTTATCACCCGCAGCGGCATCCCCGCCTTTCTGCTTCCCTCTCCGGCCGCCGTGGCGGAGGCTTTATGGCAGGGCCGATCTTTCCTGGCGTTTCACACGCTGATCACCGCGCTGGAAATCGCCGCAGGCCTGGTTGCCGGGATAGTGCTCGGCGCGGCGCTTGCGTTGTGTATGGTGTTTTCCCCCGTCTGCAACGCTGGCTGATGCCGCTGGTGCTGACCAGCCAGGCCATTCCGGTCTTTGCACTGGCCCCCTTACTGGTGCTGTGGTTTGGCTTCGGCATCAGCGCCAAAGTGGCGATGGCGGTGCTGGTGATCTTCTTCCCGGTCACCTCGGCCTTTTTCGATGGCCTGCGCAGGGTTAACAACGACTGGCTCGATCTGGCCCACACCATGGGGGCTTCCCGCTGGGCTTTGCTGCGCCATGTCAGGCTGATGGCAGCACTACCCTCGCTGGGTTCAGGGCTGCGGATGGCCGCTGCCGTGGCCCCAATAGGCGCGATTATTGGTGAATGGGTTGGCTCGGGAGAGGGGCTGGGCTACGTGATGCTTAATGCTAATGCGCGTATGCAGACAGATGTCTGTTTTGCTGCGCTGTTTATTCTGGTGGTGATGACCCTGATGCTCTGGCTGACGGTCGATGCCCTGCTGAAGCGCCTGATCAACTGGGCGCCCGACGATGAGTGACAACAACAATCAAGGGATGACAATGTTTAAAAAGACCCTCTGCGGGATCCTGTTTACTGCGGCGTTTGCTTCCACTGCCAATGCCACCGACAAACTGACGCTGGTCCTCGACTGGTATATCAATCCCGATCACGCACCTATTATGGTCGCGGAGCAGATCGGCGCTTTCAAAGAGCAGGGACTTGAGGTGAAAATTGTTCCGCCTTCAGATCCTGCTCTGCCCCCAAGGCTGGTGGCCGCCGGGCAGGCCGATCTGGCGATCACCTATCAGCCCCAGCTCCACTTCTTTGCCGATCAGGGGCTGCCGCTGATGCGGGTAGGTACGCTGATCAATTCTCCGCTGAACACGGTCATGACGCTGGATAAAAGCATCACCTCTCCGGCGGGATTAAAAGGCAAAAAAGTGGGCTATTCGGTCAGTGGGATTGAGCAGGCCACGCTGGGCACCATGCTGAATAAGGAGCACGTCACGGTGGACCAGGTCAGGATGGTAAACGTCAATTTTCAGCTGACCAGCGCACTGATGGCCGGTCAGGTGGATGCGGTAATCGGCGGCTACCGCAATATAGAAGCGCTTGAGCTGGAGCTGCACGGCAAGAAGCCGGTGGTTTTTAACGTGGAGGATTATGGTGTCCCCGCTTATGACGAGCTGATTATCGTCGCCAACCGTGATAAGGCGGATGCGCCAAAAATCAAAAAATTCCTCACCGCGCTGAAACAAGGCAGTGATTATCTGCACGCACATCCTCAGGAGACCTGGAATAAGTTTGCCAGCAGCCATGCGGAACTTAACACCCCGTTGAATAAAGAAGCCTGGATGAAAACCCTGCCGATGTTTGCCCGGGATCCGTCACATCTGGATAAAGCACGCTATCAGGCCTATGAGCAGTTCCTGTTTGCTAATAAGCTGATAAAGAAAATTACGCCGGTGGATGATTACGCCACCGAGCTGAAATAAGATTTTCGGGCGCTGCACCGCATTTTCGCTCCGGGGCAGCGCTGTTAATCCTCATCTTTATTGCTTCCGCCTCTTATTACCCCGCCAGCGGCATTAGGAATAGTCTAAAAAAACCTGCAACCCGGAAATAAGACAGCCAGACAGTGTGTCTTTCACTGGTCATAAATCAGCCTGAATAAGCCTTATTTTTCCAGTAAGGGTTACATGAAATTTAAATGGTTTTGCACAGTTCATTCCAGTAACTGTATCGGATTGAGTGAGGGTAACGGCTATTTATCATAGGTAGCCCGCGAATGAAGATAGCTCATTTCAACGCCGTATAGCTGGCTGACCGGCAGCAGCGATTCTGTCAGACGTGAAATATCCACCGGTTCTTCAGAATATGCGCTGAAGGTAGAGAAGCCCCCCAGGGCTGAAAACGACTTTTTGAGTAAGCGGATAAGGGTCTTCATGATGTTCTCCAGCGTTGGACCAGGACCGAAAAGCTTATGGAAACTCATTGAACCCTTTCGGCCCCGCTGAAGGAAATGCTTTGTTGTTCAAAGAGTAGCCTGAAAATGGCTAAAGCCAGACTCCTCTGATATTCACAGTGCCAGTCCCGACGATCTGCCGCCAAAACGCTGGCGGCTCAAAAGGCAGGGTATAATCCTTAAAAGCGATAAGCCCTGATTTTCTCAGCGAAAACTTATGCCATACTGAGACCCTCTGTACAGGTTTAGCCCCCCTGTTCCCACCTGCTGACGAGAAATCCCATGAGCAATTTCCTCACTCCCGCCGCTGCTTACCTTAACCGCCGCAACGAATTGCTGGCGGAACGTTCTGTGGTGACGTCATCCGTGCTCATTAAGACCATTAATAAAGCCCTGCTTGCCAGCGAAATAGCCATGGCGACGTTTCACGATCTTGAAGCGTTGAAAACCCTGCAACAGCGAAAGGCGAGGCTGATCGACTGGCATGAAAATGACAGCCAGCAGGAGTTACAAAAGTTTGAACAGGCCAGCAATCAGCTCCCGTTGGCGGATGAAGCCGATGAACAGGCTTTTCTGAGCTATCAGCGCGATTTTTCCCTGCTTGCCGCCTCGTTTTCCTGGCAGCATGCCAGCCTGCAGATGGTGCAGAATGACCTGTTCTCCACCACCTTTACGCTGTGGTTTGATACGCTGGAAGAGTTGTTTATCGCACCTGGCAGGCAGCTCCTGTTCCTGCGCATTGGTCAGATCCTGGCATTTTCCATCAGTAAAATCCCGGTGCTGGGCGATGCCATAGATGTCTACCACATGCTGGTTTCGGTGATGGAGGAGAGCAAAGAGAAAGCGGCCAGCAGCGATGACTATTTCCAGTCGCTGGAAAGTTACGCCGAAGCTGCAAATATCTGTAGTCGGGGAATTTTGATTTTCTGTTTCACTACGGAAGCGGTGTTACGCGGGCGCAAGCTGCCATCAGAAGCGGAATTAACGGCGAAGATCAAAGGCCATTACACCAGCGTCATTGACGGCACTCATCCCTATTTTTAACGCTGTCCGTTTTTAATTATCCTGAAAAGATTTGTTATTGCGCGTTTGATATTTTGCTTGTCACCTCCATAACAGACTGTGCGCCCACAATGACGCTGAGTGGCCTGCTGACGAATCCTCAGCGTTTATGTGGTAATATAATGAGTCCGGCCCACTGTCAGGGTCCTGACGGATGATATGACTGAGTTGTTATGCCCGCGAATGCCAAACGAAAAAATGACCCGGAAGGGTTAAAAAAACGCATCCTTGCAGGAGCGCTTGCCACTTTTGCCGAGTTCGGGCTACAGGGTGCCCGCATGGAACAGATCGCCGAACATGCTCAGACCACCAAGCGAATGGTGGTTTATCATTTCAGTAATAAAGAAACGCTTTATATGGAAGTGCTGGAGCAGGT
This genomic window from Erwinia sp. E_sp_B01_1 contains:
- a CDS encoding TenA family protein, which gives rise to MSDNMFTRGLYGQLRHQAGSDWQDYVAHPFLRQLSQGTLPETAFRRYLTQDYLFLIHFARAYALLVSKFRTLPEMRAATASLNAIVAELPLHVSYCAGWGLSEAEMADEPEAFETLNYTRYVLDIGHSGDALDLLVALMPCVAGYAEIGLGLLNNPATVNQGNPYSSWIANYGDKTYLSSVQKAIDLLETVGQQRGAQSRIGELSQIFTTATRLETAFWQMGLNASAGQARGHAE
- a CDS encoding ABC transporter ATP-binding protein, whose amino-acid sequence is MKRPPFSPALISGIDVHDLTLRFGDKPVFESLSFAIPSGHFTTLLGASGVGKTSLLKIIAGLTKPTSGRVTGSDGQPVKGRVAYMGQKDLLYPWLTVEENITLASRLQGKKADREWAGDLLERVGLTGYGNSLPAALSGGMRQRVALARTLYQRQPIVLMDEPFSALDAITRASIQTLAAELLAGHTVLLITHDPMEACRLSHQLLVLSPPPGGIDASHQIAGHPPRAPDDASLLQSQGQLLQQLLRASA
- a CDS encoding ABC transporter substrate-binding protein, whose amino-acid sequence is MFKKTLCGILFTAAFASTANATDKLTLVLDWYINPDHAPIMVAEQIGAFKEQGLEVKIVPPSDPALPPRLVAAGQADLAITYQPQLHFFADQGLPLMRVGTLINSPLNTVMTLDKSITSPAGLKGKKVGYSVSGIEQATLGTMLNKEHVTVDQVRMVNVNFQLTSALMAGQVDAVIGGYRNIEALELELHGKKPVVFNVEDYGVPAYDELIIVANRDKADAPKIKKFLTALKQGSDYLHAHPQETWNKFASSHAELNTPLNKEAWMKTLPMFARDPSHLDKARYQAYEQFLFANKLIKKITPVDDYATELK